A window from Mangifera indica cultivar Alphonso chromosome 2, CATAS_Mindica_2.1, whole genome shotgun sequence encodes these proteins:
- the LOC123209480 gene encoding alpha carbonic anhydrase 7-like codes for MEKLTTQFFYCFFFIALIVLQSPPATSQEVEDETEFNYEKGSEHGPERWGELHSEWSDCKNGTMQSPIDLLHERVEVVSHLGRLKRSYKPSNATLRNRGHDMMLKWENGAGTLEINGTEYTLNQVHWHSPSEHTLNGEKFDLEAHMVHQSTDGKIAVVGIMYKIGRPDSFLSLIKDHLAAIGGSTERDRVVGMIDPRDIKIGSRKYYRYIGSLTTPPCTENVLWTIVRKVRTATREQVQSLRVAVHDESDTNARPLQPLNWRLLQLFRPDDDLTRSP; via the exons ATGGAGAAACTTACAACCCAATTCTTCTATTGTTTCTTCTTCATTGCTCTTATTGTTTTGCAGTCACCTCCAGCAACATCTCAAGAAGTTG AGGACGAGACAGAGTTTAACTATGAAAAAGGAAGTGAGCATGGGCCAGAACGATGGGGAGAGCTTCACAGCGAATGGAGTGATTGCAAAAATGGAACAATGCAGTCTCCAATCGATTTACTGCATGAGAGAGTTGAAGTAGTGTCCCATTTAGGGAGACTTAAAAGAAGTTACAAGCCTTCTAATGCCACTTTAAGAAATAGAGGCCATGACATGATG TTAAAATGGGAAAATGGTGCAGGGACTCTTGAGATAAATGGAACTGAATATACACTAAACCAGGTCCACTGGCATTCACCTTCTGAGCACACTCTCAATGGCGAGAA ATTTGATCTAGAGGCTCACATGGTTCACCAGAGCACAGATGGGAAAATTGCAGTTGTTGGGATCATGTACAAAATCGGCCGACCTGATTCTTTCTTGTCATTG ATAAAGGATCATTTAGCAGCCATTGGTGGCAGCACTGAAAGAGATAGAGTGGTGGGTATGATTGATCCCAGGGACATAAAGATAGGCAGTAGAAAGTATTACAGATACATCGGCTCTCTTACCACTCCTCCCTGCACAGAAAATGTTCTCTGGACAATAGTCAGAAAG GTGAGGACTGCGACAAGAGAGCAAGTGCAATCTCTTCGCGTGGCTGTTCATGAT GAATCGGATACAAATGCAAGACCATTACAGCCATTAAACTGGAGGTTGCTGCAACTTTTCAGACCAGATGATGATTTGACACGAAGCCCATGa